One Portunus trituberculatus isolate SZX2019 chromosome 45, ASM1759143v1, whole genome shotgun sequence DNA segment encodes these proteins:
- the LOC123519315 gene encoding ubiquitin-like protein 7 isoform X2, producing MATLYLGLRLKSRTQERVTLDNVDLNDTVDSVRQKAAAQSNTTPEKIELVHCGVVLKGSDSLSDAGITSGSMIHCFPRSERSVPGAAPLSLPEVQTLLVALRNVTSRPNFRDFVQKLRRPDMVEKILASCPIVRHDPAALAMLQDPELFLGLTNPDNLTKLVESWPEVGRVAQYVTSLSPSEAPSPRRSHHVSYSMDALSDDDQMEADQSEDSTGGGDSRASGSVPFQPITPAQLAAALASATVFALTGGGGGGGGGSSSSTNNGGVPGQPTSAPRSIPTTPSIATTTPFNTPAFSVGGPTGPGPITQEMFSNALQNALAASASRASGPPSSASSGPPSTVQIPNIEESLQLMREMGIPNEDLSREALQATNGDVQAAVNLIFAQWMADD from the exons ATGGCGACGCTGTACCTCGGGCTGCGGCTAAAATCCCGCACACAGGAACGCGTAACCCTCGACAATGTGGACTTGAACGATACAGTGGACTCCGTGAGGCAGAAGGCAGCCGCCCAGAGCAATACCACGCCGGAGAAAATTG AGTTGGTGCACTGCGGTGTGGTGCTGAAAGGCTCAGACTCCCTGAGTGACGCAGGGATAACCTCAGGCTCCATGATCCACTGCTTCCCCAGGAGTG AGCGCTCTGTTCCTGGTGCCGCTCCACTCAGTCTTCCCGAGGTTCAAACGCTCCTGGTGGCACTGAGAAATGTCACGTCCAGGCCAAACTTCCGAGACTTTGTCCAG AAGCTGCGCAGACCAGACATGGTAGAAAAGATCCTGGCCTCTTGTCCCATTGTCCGGCATGACCCTGCAGCCTTGGCCATGCTGCAGGACCCAGAACTCTTCCTGGGACTCACCAATCCAGATAATCTCACCAA GTTAGTTGAGTCGTGGCCTGAAGTGGGTCGGGTGGCTCAGTACGTCACCTCCCTCAGCCCCAGTGAAGCGCCATCTCCCCGTCGCTCACACCACGTCTCATACTCTATGGACGCCCTGTCAGACGATGACCAGATGGAGGCAGACCAG TCTGAAGACTCAACTGGTGGTGGAGACAGTCGGGCAAGTGGCTCGGTGCCCTTCCAGCCAATCACACCAGCTCAGTTGGCTGCTGCCCTTGCTAGTGCCACAG TCTTTGCACTcacaggaggtggtggtggtggtggtggcggcagcagcagcagcaccaataaTGGTGGTGTACCAGGGCAGCCCACCAGTGCCCCACGCAGCATACCCACCACCCCATCCATTGCCACCACTACACCCTTCAACACACCAGCCTTCTCGGTCGGTGGCCCCACTGGTCCAGGGCCCATCACCCAGGAGATGTTTAGCAATGCTCTACAAAATGCCTTGGCTGCCTCGGCTAGCAGG GCTTCAGGAcctccctcctctgcctcttcggGTCCTCCATCCACTGTTCAGATCCCCAACATTGAAGAATCTCTACAGCTTATGAGGGAAATGGGAATTCCTAATGAGGACCTCAGCAGAGAAGCACTACAGGCCACCAATGGGGATGTGCAGGCAGCTGTTAATCTTATATTTGCTCAGTGGATGGCAGATGACTAG
- the LOC123519315 gene encoding ubiquitin-like protein 7 isoform X1, with product MATLYLGLRLKSRTQERVTLDNVDLNDTVDSVRQKAAAQSNTTPEKIELVHCGVVLKGSDSLSDAGITSGSMIHCFPRSERSVPGAAPLSLPEVQTLLVALRNVTSRPNFRDFVQKLRRPDMVEKILASCPIVRHDPAALAMLQDPELFLGLTNPDNLTKLVESWPEVGRVAQYVTSLSPSEAPSPRRSHHVSYSMDALSDDDQMEADQSEDSTGGGDSRASGSVPFQPITPAQLAAALASATVFALTGGGGGGGGGSSSSTNNGGVPGQPTSAPRSIPTTPSIATTTPFNTPAFSVGGPTGPGPITQEMFSNALQNALAASASRSVSSQASGPPSSASSGPPSTVQIPNIEESLQLMREMGIPNEDLSREALQATNGDVQAAVNLIFAQWMADD from the exons ATGGCGACGCTGTACCTCGGGCTGCGGCTAAAATCCCGCACACAGGAACGCGTAACCCTCGACAATGTGGACTTGAACGATACAGTGGACTCCGTGAGGCAGAAGGCAGCCGCCCAGAGCAATACCACGCCGGAGAAAATTG AGTTGGTGCACTGCGGTGTGGTGCTGAAAGGCTCAGACTCCCTGAGTGACGCAGGGATAACCTCAGGCTCCATGATCCACTGCTTCCCCAGGAGTG AGCGCTCTGTTCCTGGTGCCGCTCCACTCAGTCTTCCCGAGGTTCAAACGCTCCTGGTGGCACTGAGAAATGTCACGTCCAGGCCAAACTTCCGAGACTTTGTCCAG AAGCTGCGCAGACCAGACATGGTAGAAAAGATCCTGGCCTCTTGTCCCATTGTCCGGCATGACCCTGCAGCCTTGGCCATGCTGCAGGACCCAGAACTCTTCCTGGGACTCACCAATCCAGATAATCTCACCAA GTTAGTTGAGTCGTGGCCTGAAGTGGGTCGGGTGGCTCAGTACGTCACCTCCCTCAGCCCCAGTGAAGCGCCATCTCCCCGTCGCTCACACCACGTCTCATACTCTATGGACGCCCTGTCAGACGATGACCAGATGGAGGCAGACCAG TCTGAAGACTCAACTGGTGGTGGAGACAGTCGGGCAAGTGGCTCGGTGCCCTTCCAGCCAATCACACCAGCTCAGTTGGCTGCTGCCCTTGCTAGTGCCACAG TCTTTGCACTcacaggaggtggtggtggtggtggtggcggcagcagcagcagcaccaataaTGGTGGTGTACCAGGGCAGCCCACCAGTGCCCCACGCAGCATACCCACCACCCCATCCATTGCCACCACTACACCCTTCAACACACCAGCCTTCTCGGTCGGTGGCCCCACTGGTCCAGGGCCCATCACCCAGGAGATGTTTAGCAATGCTCTACAAAATGCCTTGGCTGCCTCGGCTAGCAGG TCTGTCTCTTCCCAGGCTTCAGGAcctccctcctctgcctcttcggGTCCTCCATCCACTGTTCAGATCCCCAACATTGAAGAATCTCTACAGCTTATGAGGGAAATGGGAATTCCTAATGAGGACCTCAGCAGAGAAGCACTACAGGCCACCAATGGGGATGTGCAGGCAGCTGTTAATCTTATATTTGCTCAGTGGATGGCAGATGACTAG
- the LOC123519315 gene encoding ubiquitin-like protein 7 isoform X3 — protein MATLYLGLRLKSRTQERVTLDNVDLNDTVDSVRQKAAAQSNTTPEKIELVHCGVVLKGSDSLSDAGITSGSMIHCFPRSERSVPGAAPLSLPEVQTLLVALRNVTSRPNFRDFVQKLRRPDMVEKILASCPIVRHDPAALAMLQDPELFLGLTNPDNLTKLVESWPEVGRVAQYVTSLSPSEAPSPRRSHHVSYSMDALSDDDQMEADQSEDSTGGGDSRASGSVPFQPITPAQLAAALASATGGGGGGGGGSSSSTNNGGVPGQPTSAPRSIPTTPSIATTTPFNTPAFSVGGPTGPGPITQEMFSNALQNALAASASRSVSSQASGPPSSASSGPPSTVQIPNIEESLQLMREMGIPNEDLSREALQATNGDVQAAVNLIFAQWMADD, from the exons ATGGCGACGCTGTACCTCGGGCTGCGGCTAAAATCCCGCACACAGGAACGCGTAACCCTCGACAATGTGGACTTGAACGATACAGTGGACTCCGTGAGGCAGAAGGCAGCCGCCCAGAGCAATACCACGCCGGAGAAAATTG AGTTGGTGCACTGCGGTGTGGTGCTGAAAGGCTCAGACTCCCTGAGTGACGCAGGGATAACCTCAGGCTCCATGATCCACTGCTTCCCCAGGAGTG AGCGCTCTGTTCCTGGTGCCGCTCCACTCAGTCTTCCCGAGGTTCAAACGCTCCTGGTGGCACTGAGAAATGTCACGTCCAGGCCAAACTTCCGAGACTTTGTCCAG AAGCTGCGCAGACCAGACATGGTAGAAAAGATCCTGGCCTCTTGTCCCATTGTCCGGCATGACCCTGCAGCCTTGGCCATGCTGCAGGACCCAGAACTCTTCCTGGGACTCACCAATCCAGATAATCTCACCAA GTTAGTTGAGTCGTGGCCTGAAGTGGGTCGGGTGGCTCAGTACGTCACCTCCCTCAGCCCCAGTGAAGCGCCATCTCCCCGTCGCTCACACCACGTCTCATACTCTATGGACGCCCTGTCAGACGATGACCAGATGGAGGCAGACCAG TCTGAAGACTCAACTGGTGGTGGAGACAGTCGGGCAAGTGGCTCGGTGCCCTTCCAGCCAATCACACCAGCTCAGTTGGCTGCTGCCCTTGCTAGTGCCACAG gaggtggtggtggtggtggtggcggcagcagcagcagcaccaataaTGGTGGTGTACCAGGGCAGCCCACCAGTGCCCCACGCAGCATACCCACCACCCCATCCATTGCCACCACTACACCCTTCAACACACCAGCCTTCTCGGTCGGTGGCCCCACTGGTCCAGGGCCCATCACCCAGGAGATGTTTAGCAATGCTCTACAAAATGCCTTGGCTGCCTCGGCTAGCAGG TCTGTCTCTTCCCAGGCTTCAGGAcctccctcctctgcctcttcggGTCCTCCATCCACTGTTCAGATCCCCAACATTGAAGAATCTCTACAGCTTATGAGGGAAATGGGAATTCCTAATGAGGACCTCAGCAGAGAAGCACTACAGGCCACCAATGGGGATGTGCAGGCAGCTGTTAATCTTATATTTGCTCAGTGGATGGCAGATGACTAG
- the LOC123519315 gene encoding ubiquitin-like protein 7 isoform X4 encodes MATLYLGLRLKSRTQERVTLDNVDLNDTVDSVRQKAAAQSNTTPEKIELVHCGVVLKGSDSLSDAGITSGSMIHCFPRSERSVPGAAPLSLPEVQTLLVALRNVTSRPNFRDFVQKLRRPDMVEKILASCPIVRHDPAALAMLQDPELFLGLTNPDNLTKLVESWPEVGRVAQYVTSLSPSEAPSPRRSHHVSYSMDALSDDDQMEADQSEDSTGGGDSRASGSVPFQPITPAQLAAALASATGGGGGGGGGSSSSTNNGGVPGQPTSAPRSIPTTPSIATTTPFNTPAFSVGGPTGPGPITQEMFSNALQNALAASASRASGPPSSASSGPPSTVQIPNIEESLQLMREMGIPNEDLSREALQATNGDVQAAVNLIFAQWMADD; translated from the exons ATGGCGACGCTGTACCTCGGGCTGCGGCTAAAATCCCGCACACAGGAACGCGTAACCCTCGACAATGTGGACTTGAACGATACAGTGGACTCCGTGAGGCAGAAGGCAGCCGCCCAGAGCAATACCACGCCGGAGAAAATTG AGTTGGTGCACTGCGGTGTGGTGCTGAAAGGCTCAGACTCCCTGAGTGACGCAGGGATAACCTCAGGCTCCATGATCCACTGCTTCCCCAGGAGTG AGCGCTCTGTTCCTGGTGCCGCTCCACTCAGTCTTCCCGAGGTTCAAACGCTCCTGGTGGCACTGAGAAATGTCACGTCCAGGCCAAACTTCCGAGACTTTGTCCAG AAGCTGCGCAGACCAGACATGGTAGAAAAGATCCTGGCCTCTTGTCCCATTGTCCGGCATGACCCTGCAGCCTTGGCCATGCTGCAGGACCCAGAACTCTTCCTGGGACTCACCAATCCAGATAATCTCACCAA GTTAGTTGAGTCGTGGCCTGAAGTGGGTCGGGTGGCTCAGTACGTCACCTCCCTCAGCCCCAGTGAAGCGCCATCTCCCCGTCGCTCACACCACGTCTCATACTCTATGGACGCCCTGTCAGACGATGACCAGATGGAGGCAGACCAG TCTGAAGACTCAACTGGTGGTGGAGACAGTCGGGCAAGTGGCTCGGTGCCCTTCCAGCCAATCACACCAGCTCAGTTGGCTGCTGCCCTTGCTAGTGCCACAG gaggtggtggtggtggtggtggcggcagcagcagcagcaccaataaTGGTGGTGTACCAGGGCAGCCCACCAGTGCCCCACGCAGCATACCCACCACCCCATCCATTGCCACCACTACACCCTTCAACACACCAGCCTTCTCGGTCGGTGGCCCCACTGGTCCAGGGCCCATCACCCAGGAGATGTTTAGCAATGCTCTACAAAATGCCTTGGCTGCCTCGGCTAGCAGG GCTTCAGGAcctccctcctctgcctcttcggGTCCTCCATCCACTGTTCAGATCCCCAACATTGAAGAATCTCTACAGCTTATGAGGGAAATGGGAATTCCTAATGAGGACCTCAGCAGAGAAGCACTACAGGCCACCAATGGGGATGTGCAGGCAGCTGTTAATCTTATATTTGCTCAGTGGATGGCAGATGACTAG
- the LOC123519379 gene encoding cytochrome P450 2L1-like isoform X1 yields MWVELVLSAALLFLLWQVLKKPSDLPPGRWGLPLVGYVPLPFKSIRDHIRDLYKKHGSIYIWRMGVHNIVFLHDQKMAREAYTSTDFIDRPPWQIFCINEKSPKGVLGSNGLLWQNNRRFALRQLRDLGMGKSKLVAAVHTQAAMMVEEFEKQAGRPACIPHAMSVAVVNIIWQMVGNIQFEVSDPKYIEFREAVDSVMDSAKNLFIYDLFPWLEKILPTSILNWICHLDLVEDAKEKFFHYFKEVIAEHKETLDRDNPRDLIDTYLMEMEKDSPDSTYSERDLCFLILDLFNTGSLTIRDTTVWMIFYLANHPKVQEKLQRELDEVLPRGTLPSLKDKPRLPYTEAVVHELLRITSLFGLGGQHVATRDTKLGGYTIPKGSVITSVISEIHRDTRHWDNPDDFLPERWITEEGKFSAKREGFMPFGVGKRQCVGEGLALMEVFMFTVALFQAFTFTPPPGKLMDLRPDSNNPKGNNPRLMQEVVATVRQ; encoded by the exons ATGTGGGTGGAGCTGGTGTTGAGTGCTGCCCTGCTCTTCCTGCTGTGGCAAGTGTTGAAGAAACCCAGTGACCTTCCCCCGG GCCGCTGGGGTCTGCCTCTGGTGGGCTATGTGCCGCTCCCTTTCAAGTCAATTAGAGATCACATCAGGGACCTCTACAAAAAACATGGGAGTATCTACAT ATGGCGCATGGGAGTCCACAACATAGTGTTCCTCCACGACCAGAAAATGGCCCGCGAGGCCTACACCAGCACAGACTTCATCGACAGGCCGCCTTGGCAAATATTCTGCATCAACGAGAAGAGTCCAAAAG GAGTGTTGGGCAGCAATGGCCTCCTGTGGCAAAACAACCGTCGCTTTGCCCTCAGGCAGTTGCGGGACCTGGGCATGGGCAAGTCGAAGTTGGTGGCGGCCGTGCACACCCAAGCCGCCATGATGGTGGAAGAATTTGAAAAGCAAGCTGGCCGGCCGGCATGCATCCCTCACGCCATGTCTGTCGCCGTGGTTAACATTATTTGGCAGATGGTCGGCA ATATTCAGTTCGAAGTCAGTGACCCAAAGTACATAGAGTTCAGGGAAGCTGTGGACTCAGTGATGGACTCAGCGAAAAATCTCTTCATTTACGATCTTTTCCCCTGGCTTGAGAAGATCCTCCCCACGTCCATTCTGAACTGGATCTGTCATCTGGACCTTGTTGAGGATGCCAAGGAAAAATTCTTCCATTACTTCAAG GAGGTGATTGCTGAACACAAGGAGACGCTGGACCGTGACAACCCAAGGGACCTGATAGACACTTATctgatggagatggagaaagacagCCCAGACTCCACCTACAGTG agAGGGATCTTTGTTTCCTCATTCTCGACCTGTTCAACACTGGTTCCTTGACCATCCGTGACACAACTGTCTGGATGATATTCTACCTGGCCAACCACCCGAAGGTGCAGGAGAAACTGCAGCGGGAGCTTGACGAGGTGCTGCCGCGGGGTACGCTGCCCAGCCTGAAGGACAAACCCAG GTTGCCCTACACGGAGGCAGTGGTACACGAGCTTCTTAGAATCACTTCACTTTTTGGCCTTGGAGGCCAGCACGTGGCCACTCGTGATACCAAGCTTGGAGGCTACACCATCCCGAAG ggcTCCGTGATCACCAGCGTGATTTCCGAGATCCACAGGGACACGCGGCACTGGGACAATCCCGACGACTTCCTGCCCGAGCGCTGGATCACTGAAGAGGGCAAGTTCTCTGCCAAGAGGGAAGGATTCATGCCCTTTGGAGTTG GGAAGCGGCAGTGTGTCGGAGAGGGACTGGCGCTCATGGAAGTCTTCATGTTCACCGTGGCACTGTTTCAGGCCTTCACCTTCACTCCCCCTCCAGGGAAGCTAATGGATCTCCGTCCAGACAGCAACAACCCAAAAGGCAACAACCCGAGACTGATGCAGGAGGTGGTGGCCACAGTTCGGCAGTGA
- the LOC123519379 gene encoding cytochrome P450 2L1-like isoform X2, producing the protein MGVHNIVFLHDQKMAREAYTSTDFIDRPPWQIFCINEKSPKGVLGSNGLLWQNNRRFALRQLRDLGMGKSKLVAAVHTQAAMMVEEFEKQAGRPACIPHAMSVAVVNIIWQMVGNIQFEVSDPKYIEFREAVDSVMDSAKNLFIYDLFPWLEKILPTSILNWICHLDLVEDAKEKFFHYFKEVIAEHKETLDRDNPRDLIDTYLMEMEKDSPDSTYSERDLCFLILDLFNTGSLTIRDTTVWMIFYLANHPKVQEKLQRELDEVLPRGTLPSLKDKPRLPYTEAVVHELLRITSLFGLGGQHVATRDTKLGGYTIPKGSVITSVISEIHRDTRHWDNPDDFLPERWITEEGKFSAKREGFMPFGVGKRQCVGEGLALMEVFMFTVALFQAFTFTPPPGKLMDLRPDSNNPKGNNPRLMQEVVATVRQ; encoded by the exons ATGGGAGTCCACAACATAGTGTTCCTCCACGACCAGAAAATGGCCCGCGAGGCCTACACCAGCACAGACTTCATCGACAGGCCGCCTTGGCAAATATTCTGCATCAACGAGAAGAGTCCAAAAG GAGTGTTGGGCAGCAATGGCCTCCTGTGGCAAAACAACCGTCGCTTTGCCCTCAGGCAGTTGCGGGACCTGGGCATGGGCAAGTCGAAGTTGGTGGCGGCCGTGCACACCCAAGCCGCCATGATGGTGGAAGAATTTGAAAAGCAAGCTGGCCGGCCGGCATGCATCCCTCACGCCATGTCTGTCGCCGTGGTTAACATTATTTGGCAGATGGTCGGCA ATATTCAGTTCGAAGTCAGTGACCCAAAGTACATAGAGTTCAGGGAAGCTGTGGACTCAGTGATGGACTCAGCGAAAAATCTCTTCATTTACGATCTTTTCCCCTGGCTTGAGAAGATCCTCCCCACGTCCATTCTGAACTGGATCTGTCATCTGGACCTTGTTGAGGATGCCAAGGAAAAATTCTTCCATTACTTCAAG GAGGTGATTGCTGAACACAAGGAGACGCTGGACCGTGACAACCCAAGGGACCTGATAGACACTTATctgatggagatggagaaagacagCCCAGACTCCACCTACAGTG agAGGGATCTTTGTTTCCTCATTCTCGACCTGTTCAACACTGGTTCCTTGACCATCCGTGACACAACTGTCTGGATGATATTCTACCTGGCCAACCACCCGAAGGTGCAGGAGAAACTGCAGCGGGAGCTTGACGAGGTGCTGCCGCGGGGTACGCTGCCCAGCCTGAAGGACAAACCCAG GTTGCCCTACACGGAGGCAGTGGTACACGAGCTTCTTAGAATCACTTCACTTTTTGGCCTTGGAGGCCAGCACGTGGCCACTCGTGATACCAAGCTTGGAGGCTACACCATCCCGAAG ggcTCCGTGATCACCAGCGTGATTTCCGAGATCCACAGGGACACGCGGCACTGGGACAATCCCGACGACTTCCTGCCCGAGCGCTGGATCACTGAAGAGGGCAAGTTCTCTGCCAAGAGGGAAGGATTCATGCCCTTTGGAGTTG GGAAGCGGCAGTGTGTCGGAGAGGGACTGGCGCTCATGGAAGTCTTCATGTTCACCGTGGCACTGTTTCAGGCCTTCACCTTCACTCCCCCTCCAGGGAAGCTAATGGATCTCCGTCCAGACAGCAACAACCCAAAAGGCAACAACCCGAGACTGATGCAGGAGGTGGTGGCCACAGTTCGGCAGTGA